One stretch of Cyclopterus lumpus isolate fCycLum1 chromosome 10, fCycLum1.pri, whole genome shotgun sequence DNA includes these proteins:
- the LOC117737954 gene encoding protocadherin alpha-8-like: MEQRRYERRRARGYLVGCLVAVLLWSGASAQIRYSITEEVNEGTVVGNVAKDLGLDKSTLRDRKYRIVSSNADHLFHVNQNDGVLYVSRKIDREEVCAQSSTCLINLKTVLENPLEVHYVVVEVLDINDHSPSFPEKVTTLEIFESVLPGARIPLQHARDPDGGLFSVQQYKLSPNDHFRLEVKDKGHDGKIPIVIVQKSLDREIAESQSLTLTALDGGKPQQSGEMEIIVNVLDINDNAPVFSKEFYSVMLDENAPIGTTVIQVNATDLDAGPNGEVIYSFSSILNSRLLKLFDINPSTGEIIVKGLIDYEERDTYEIEIQASDKSLAPLTTQKSVIIKIVDINDNAPVIEVTSFSNSIPEDSRPGTTVALISVNDLDSGLNGKVICSIGDDVHFALSPSLQDKMYSLVTKSPLDRERKSTYDVTIIAKDAGQPSLSSAKTISVVVSDVNDNRPEFSLSPYTFYVNEANEPRASVFSVKAFDRDETENALISYHILRDGSKDNKVTSFLNINTESGDILALKSFDFETLKTFQFQVVASDSGTPSLSSNVTVNVFILDQNDNAPVVLYPVSSNGSAEGVEEVPRNVNAGHLVTKVRAYDADIGYNGWLLFSLQEVTDHSLFGLDRYTGQIRTLRSFTETDEAEHKLVILVKDNGNVSLSATATVVVKVVEPKEAFAASDVKSATKDEEDNNVTFYLMITLGSVSTLFLISVIVLIAMQCSKSTDYTSKYLQETNYDGTLCHSIQYRSGEKRYMLVGPRMSIGSTIVPGSQANTLVLPDRRHTSGEVRHLFVETLK; encoded by the coding sequence ATGGAACAAAGAAGATACGAGAGACGCAGGGCGAGAGGATATTTGGTCGGCTGCCTGGTTGCGGTGCTTTTGTGGAGCGGAGCTTCTGCGCAAATACGATATTCCATTACTGAGGAAGTTAACGAAGGAACTGTGGTTGGAAATGTAGCAAAGGATCTGGGATTGGATAAAAGCACactgagagacaggaagtatcGGATTGTTTCTAGTAATGCAGATCACCTTTTCCATGTAAATCAGAACGATGGTGTCCTGTATGTGAGCCGAAAGATTGACAGAGAAGAGGTGTGCGCGCAGAGCAGTACGTGTTTAATTAATCTAAAAACCGTGCTAGAAAACCCTCTGGAGGTACATTATGTTGTAGTGGAGGTGCTGGATATAAACGACCATTCTCCCAGTTTCCCGGAGAAAGTGACAACGTTGGAGATTTTCGAGTCGGTGTTGCCTGGAGCGCGTATTCCTCTACAACACGCACGAGATCCAGACGGTGGCCTTTTCTCTGTTCAGCAGTATAAACTCAGCCCAAATGACCACTTTCGTTTGGAAGTTAAGGATAAAGGACACGATGGTAAAATACCTATTGTAATTGTGCAGAAATCTTTAGATAGGGAAATTGCAGAAAGCCAGTCACTAACGTTAACAGCACTGGATGGAGGGAAACCTCAACAATCTGGAGAAATGGAAATTATCGTAAATGTTTTGGATATTAATGATAATGCTCCTGTTTTCTCTAAAGAATTTTATTCTGTGATGCTGGATGAAAATGCTCCAATAGGCACAACAGTCATACAAGTGAATGCAACTGATTTAGATGCCGGTCCAAACGGAGAAGTAATTTACTCGTTTAGCAGTATTTTGAATAGTAGATTGTTGAAGCTTTTTGATATAAATCCATCGACAGGTGAAATAATTGTGAAAGGTTTAATAGATTATGAGGAGAGGGACACATATGAGATTGAAATTCAAGCATCAGATAAAAGTCTTGCTCCTCTGACTACACAAAAAAGTGTCATCATCAAAATAGTTGACATTAACGATAATGCACCTGTCATTGAAGTTACCTCATTTTCAAACTCCATCCCTGAAGATTCCAGACCTGGAACTACAGTGGCCCTCATTAGTGTAAATGACTTGGACTCTGGTCTCAATGGAAAAGTTATTTGCTCTATAGgtgatgatgttcattttgcTTTATCACCATCTTTACAAgacaaaatgtattcattagtcACCAAATCGCctctggacagagagagaaagtcaaCGTATGATGTCACGATTATTGCGAAAGATGCTGGCCAGCCTTCATTATCATCTGCAAAGACAATAAGTGTTGTTGTGTCAGATGTGAATGACAACCGTCCAGAGTTTTCACTGAGTCCTTATACTTTCTATGTCAATGAAGCTAATGAGCCAAGAgcctctgtgttttctgttaaaGCTTTTGACCGCGATGAGACTGAGAATGCTCTAATATCCTATCATATTCTCAGAGATGGAAGCAAAGATAATAAAGTAACTTCATTTCTCAATATTAATACAGAAAGTGGAGATATTTTGGCTCTAAAAAGTTTTGACTTTGAAACCCTGAAAACGTTCCAGTTCCAAGTTGTCGCCTCAGATTCTGGAACTCCGTCACTAAGCAGCAACGTCACAGTGAACGTGTTCATTCTGGATCAGAACGACAACGCTCCAGTCGTCCTGTATCCAGTCAGCTCGAACGGTTCTGCTGAAGGTGTGGAGGAGGTTCCCCGCAATGTGAACGCAGGACACTTGGTGACTAAAGTCAGAGCCTATGACGCTGATATCGGATATAACGGCTGGCTGCTGTTTTCACTGCAGGAAGTTACTGACCACAGTCTCTTTGGGTTGGACCGCTATACAGGACAGATCAGAACACTTCGCtcattcacagagacagacgaGGCGGAGCATAAACTGGTCATACTGGTGAAAGACAATGGGAACGTGTCACTCTCAGCAACAGCCACTGTGGTTGTCAAAGTTGTGGAGCCCAAAGAGGCTTTTGCTGCTTCTGATGTTAAAAGTGCAacaaaggatgaggaggataaCAATGTGACTTTTTACCTGATGATAACTTTGGGCTCAGTTTCAACTCTTTTTCTCATCAGTGTCATCGTGCTGATTGCAATGCAGTGCTCTAAATCCACAGACTACACTTCTAAATATCTACAAGAGACTAATTATGACGGGACCCTGTGTCACAGCATCCAGTACAGATCTGGAGAGAAACGCTACATGTTAGTTGGACCCAGAATGAGTATAGGATCTACTATAGTCCCGGGCAGCCAGGCGAACACACTCGTGCTCCCTGACAGGAGACATACATCTGGAGAGGTAAGACATTTGTTTGTGGaaactttaaaatga
- the LOC117737956 gene encoding protocadherin alpha-3-like: MEQRRYERRRARGYLVGCLVAVLLWSGASAQIRYSITEEVNEGTVVGNVAKDLGLDKSTLRDRKYRIVSSNADHLFHVNQNDGVLYVSRKIDREEVCAQSSTCLINLKTVLENPLEVHYVEVEVRDINDHSPSFSEKVKRLEMSESVLPGARFQLKPSRDPDNGQFSVQQYKLSHNDHFRLEVKDKGEDGKIPILVVQKHLDRETAGSHSLVLTALDGGKPPKSGTMNILVNILDINDNAPVFTKDVYSVVLGENSAVGTTVIQVNATDLDEGQNAEVVYSFSNSMSQNILNIFEINPLTGEITVKGLIDYEEKDKYEIEIEASDKGFVPLTTEKSVIIQIIDINDNAPMIEVTSFSSSIPEDSRPGTTVALINVNDLDSGLNGKVICSIGEDGPFALSPSLQDNMYSLVTKSPLDRERRSKYDVTINAKDAGQPSLSSEKTISVVVSDVNDNRPEFSLSPYNFYVNEANEPGASVFSVKAFDRDETDNALMSYHILRDGSKDNKATSFLNINTESGDILALKSFDFESLKTFQFQVVASDSGTPSLSSNVTVNVFILDQNDNAPVILYPVSSNGSAEGVEEVPRNVNAGHLVTKVRAYDADIGYNGWLLFSLQEVTDHSLFGLDRYTGQIRTLRSFTETDEAEHKLVILVKDNGNVSLSATVTVIVKVVEPKEAFAASDVKSATKDEEDNNVTFYLMITLGSVSTLFLISIIVLIAMQCSKSTDYTSKYLQETNYDGTLCHSIQYRSGEKRYMLVGPRMSIGSTIVPGSHANTLMLPDRRTPGEVRHI, from the coding sequence ATGGAACAAAGAAGATACGAGAGACGCAGGGCGAGAGGATATTTGGTCGGCTGCCTGGTTGCGGTGCTTTTGTGGAGCGGAGCTTCTGCGCAAATACGATATTCCATTACTGAGGAAGTTAACGAAGGAACTGTGGTTGGAAATGTAGCAAAGGATCTGGGATTGGATAAAAGCACactgagagacaggaagtatcGGATTGTTTCTAGTAATGCAGATCACCTTTTCCATGTAAATCAGAACGATGGTGTCCTGTATGTGAGCCGAAAGATTGACAGAGAAGAGGTGTGCGCGCAGAGCAGTACGTGTTTAATTAATCTAAAAACCGTGCTAGAAAACCCACTGGAGGTACATTATGTTGAAGTAGAAGTGCGTGATATAAACGACCATAGTCCCAGTTTCTCGGAGAAAGTGAAAAGATTGGAGATGTCAGAGTCGGTGTTGCCCGGAGCGCGATTTCAGCTAAAACCCTCGCGGGATCCAGACAACGGTCAATTCTCCGTGCAGCAATATAAACTCAGCCACAACGATCACTTCCGTTTGGAAGTTAAGGATAAAGGAGAAGATGGTAAAATACCAATATTGGTTGTTCAAAAACATTTAGACAGAGAAACTGCAGGAAGCCACTCATTGGTACTGACAGCATTGGATGGAGGTAAACCTCCAAAATCTGGCACTATGAATATTCTGGTGAATATTTTGGATATTAATGATAATGCACCTGTTTTCACTAAAGATGTTTATTCTGTTGTGCTTGGTGAAAATTCCGCAGTCGGCACAACAGTTATACAAGTGAATGCAACTGATTTAGACGAAGGACAAAATGCAGAAGTAGTTTACTCATTCAGCAACAGTATGAGtcaaaatatattaaacatatttgagATCAATCCCTTAACAGGTGAGATCACTGTTAAAGGTTTAATAGACTATGAAGAGAAGGACAAATATGAAATTGAAATTGAGGCATCGGATAAGGGTTTTGTTCCTCTTACAACAGAAAAAAGTGTAATTATCCAGATAATTGACATTAATGACAACGCACCTATGATTGAAGTGACTTCATTTTCAAGCTCCATCCCGGAAGATTCCAGACCTGGAACTACAGTTGCCCTTATTAATGTAAATGACTTGGACTCTGGTCTCAATGGAAAAGTTATTTGCTCTATAGGTGAGGATGGTCCTTTTGCTTTATCACCATCTTTACAAGACAACATGTATTCATTAGTCACCAAATCGCCTcttgacagagagagacggtcAAAGTATGATGTCACGATTAATGCGAAAGACGCTGGCCAGCCTTCATTATCATCTGAAAAGACAATAAGTGTTGTGGTGTCAGATGTGAATGACAACCGTCCAGAGTTTTCACTGAGTCCTTATAATTTCTATGTCAATGAAGCTAATGAGCCAGGAgcctctgtgttttctgttaaaGCTTTTGACCGCGATGAGACCGACAATGCTCTAATGTCCTATCATATTCTCAGAGATGGAAGCAAAGATAACAAAGCAACTTCATTTCTCAACATTAATACAGAAAGTGGAGATATTTTGGCTCTAAAAAGTTTTGACTTTGAAAGTCTGAAAACGTTCCAGTTCCAAGTTGTCGCCTCAGATTCTGGAACTCCGTCACTAAGCAGCAACGTCACAGTGAACGTGTTCATTCTGGATCAGAACGACAACGCTCCAGTCATCCTGTATCCAGTCAGCTCGAACGGTTCTGCTGAAGGTGTGGAGGAGGTTCCCCGCAATGTGAACGCAGGACACTTGGTGACTAAAGTCAGAGCCTATGACGCTGATATCGGATATAACGGCTGGCTGCTGTTTTCACTGCAGGAAGTTACTGACCACAGTCTCTTTGGGTTGGACCGCTATACAGGACAGATCAGAACACTTCGCtcattcacagagacagacgaGGCGGAGCATAAACTGGTCATACTGGTGAAAGACAATGGGAACGTGTCACTCTCAGCAACAGTGACTGTGATTGTCAAAGTTGTGGAGCCCAAAGAGGCTTTTGCTGCTTCTGATgttaaaagtgcaacaaaagatGAGGAGGATAATAATGTGACTTTTTACCTCATGATAACTTTGGGCTCAGTTTCAACACTTTTTCTCATCAGTATCATCGTGCTGATTGCAATGCAGTGCTCTAAATCCACAGACTACACTTCTAAATATCTACAAGAGACTAATTATGACGGGACCCTGTGTCACAGCATCCAGTACAGATCTGGAGAGAAACGCTACATGTTAGTTGGACCCAGAATGAGTATAGGATCTACTATAGTCCCGGGCAGCCACGCGAACACACTCATGCTCCCTGACAGGAGGACTCCTGGAGAGGTAAGACATATTTGA